Within Nosocomiicoccus ampullae, the genomic segment GTGGATTGACGTATATACGTCATCTTTAACCATACGTTCAGACATAATGACTGCGTCCTCGTAGTTATAACCATCCCACATCATAAATCCAACAACTAAGTTTTGACCAAGTGCCATCTCGCCGTTATCCATTGAAGGACCGTCTGCTAAGATTTCACCTTTTTCTACTTCTTCGCCAACTGATACGATTGGGCGTTGAGTATAACAAGTTCCTGCGTTTGAACGCTCGAACTTCACAAGATTATATTTATCAATTTCTGACGTTTCTGTGTAGTTGCCGTCACCGTTTTTATCTACGTAACGACGTACATGTACTTCACGCGCTTCAACGTGTTCGACAACACCTTTATAACGAGATACAACTGCTGCTCCTGAGTCTTTTGCAGTAACGTGCTCCATACCTGTACCAACATATGGTGAATCAGGAATTAGTAGAGGTACTGCTTGACGTTGCATGTTTGCACCCATTAAGGCACGGTTTGCGTCGTCGTTTTCTAAGAATGGGATACATGCTGTTGCTGCAGAAACAACCTGTTTTGGAGATACGTCCATGTAGTCCATTTTGTCTCTGTGCATTGCTGTGTTGTTACCTCTGAAACGACAAATAACTTCTTCATTTTTAAACGTTCCGTCTTCATTTAACTCAGCATTCGCTTGTGCGACGACAAACTGCTCTTCTTCATCAGCAGTTAAGTAGTCGATACGCTCAGTTACAGCGTTTGTTTCAGGGTCTACACGACGATACGGTGTTTCAATAAACCCGAATTCGTTTACGCGTGCAAAACTTGATAACGAGTTAATTAAACCGATGTTTGGTCCCTCTGGCGTTTCAATTGGACACATACGGCCATAGTGAGAATAGTGTACGTCACGTACTTCCATACCTGCACGTTCTCTTGTTAGACCACCTGGTCCAAGCGCTGAAAGACGTCTTTTATGCGTTAACTCAGCAAGTGGATTTGTTTGGTCCATGAACTGAGATAATTGAGAGCTACCAAAGAACTCTTTAATCGACGCAATAACTGGTCGAATGTTAATGAGTTGTTGTGGTGTTACTGTATTTTTATCCTGAATAGACATTCTTTCACGGATTACACGTTCCATACGTGCAACACCGATACGGAATTGGTTTTGTAATAATTCACCAACACTACGTAGACGACGGTTACCTAAATGGTCGATATCGTCAGTAAATCCAACACCATTTAATAAGTTAAAGTAGTAGCTGATTGATGCGATAATATCTGAAGGTGTGATTGATTTAACTTCTTTGTCAGGAAACGCATTACCAATAACATTTGTTGTTGCTTCCTCATCACCGTCGACGTTTGATTTTACTTTAATTGATTGAACTTCAACTGGCTCTTCTAAGATACCATTTTCAAATTCAAATGTTTTTAAGTTAATTGACGTCTCAAGTTGTTCCATAATGTTGTCTAGCGTACGACGATCAATTGTCGTACCTTCTTCAACGATTACTTCTCCTGTTTCAGTATCTACAAGTGGTTCTGCGATCACTTGATTGAAAAGACGGTTTTGTAAGTGTAATTTTTTATTGATTTTATAACGTCCTACTGCTGCTAAGTCGTAACGCTTAGGGTCGAAGAAACGTGTATATAATAAGTTTCTTGCGTTTTCCACAGTTGGTGGTTCACCTGGACGTAATCTTTCGTAGATTTCAAGTAGTGCTTGATCTACTGTTTCTGTTGTATCTTTTTCGAGTGTGTTTCTTAAATATTCACTGTCTCCTAATAGATCAATAATTTGCTGGTCTGTAGCAAATCCTAAAGCTCTTAGTAATACAGTGATTGGCATTTTACGTGTACGGTCGATTTTTACATATACTGTGTCTCTAGCATCCATTTCATACTCTAACCATGCACCACGGTTAGGAATAACAGTCGCTGTGTAACTTGTTCTACCATTTTTGTCGAGCTTATCTGAATAGTATACAGATGGGCTACGCACTAACTGAGAAACGATTACACGCTCAGCACCGTTAATAATGAATGTACCTGTATCTGTCATGAGAGGGAAGTCTCCCATAAACACTTCTTGCTCTTTTACTTCACCAGTTTCTTTAATAATGAGTCTAACTTTAACTCTAAGTGGCGCTGAGTATGTAGCGTCGTGGTTTTTAGCTTCATCGACGTTATACTTAGGCTCACCGAGTTTATAGTCGACAAACTCAAGCGAAATGTTACCTGTAAAATCTTCAACAGGCGAGATATCTTTAAACATTTCGATTAAGCCAGATTTTAGAAACCATTCATAAGAATTCGTTTGAATTTCAATTAAGTTAGGTAACTCCAACTTCTCTTCGATACGTGAATAGCTTCTACGTTTTGCATGTTTTCCATACTGAATCACTTGACTCATCGACAGATTCACCCCTAAAAATATTTCCCACTATTATCAACAGATAGACCTTATAAGACAAAAAAGAAAACGGAATTTAAAAACCCCATTTCCTATGAACATTGACTTATATACAAGCTTCTACCAATATAATTTCCGAAAAATTTACATACTTCTTGATAATAATTTTCATTTAACAACTATATCATAGCTAATTTGTCAAGTCAAATTATTATGTTGTGATTATAACTTCATTTAACAATAATTTTTCAATATTAAAAAACTCCATCAACAATCGTTAATGGAGTATCTATTCTCTTATCTATTTTCGTAAAACTCTTCTGCTTTTTTGAGGTAAATTTCTTCTTCAGGTAACATCTCAGATTCTTCGACGATCGCATCTACTGGGCACACTGCAACACATGCTCCGCAGTCGATACAAATATCTGGATCTATGTAGAATTGGTCTTCGCCCTCTTCAATACAATCTACTGGACATACATCCACGCATTCACCAGACTTTTCTTCTGCACACGGTTGTAAAATAACGTACGCCATATTTAAAACCTCCTCACTTATCACGAATTACTATGTGTTTATTGTACACCTATTTAATTAAATATTAAACAATTATTCAGCTTAGTTTGTTTTAATACTCTTTAAGATGTAGTAACCTTTACACTTTTTTAGTTTTTCTACATTTCCATATAATGTTTCTAAATGTTTTAAATATGAAGGCATTCCTTGTTTTTTCTGAACCACCATATAAAACACCCCATTTTCAATCAAACGGTTATAACTATCATCTAATATCGATAATACTGTATCCTTGCCGGCTCTAAATGGTGGATTTGTGACATATAAATCAGTTTTTAATTCCATTTCATCATATGTTTCACGATTTACAATATCAAAATTTACAGCATTTTTACGCATATTTTCATCTAACACACTCACCGCATCTTCATTCACTTCTACCGCAATTCCATCACCTTCATAGTGATCGGCTAAAGTAACACTAATTGGTCCGTACCCCGCACCCATATCGATAAAATACCCTGGTCCTTGATAGTCTTGAAGTACGGCATTAAGTAGTAAATCTGTTCCAAAGTCAACTCTATCTTTAGAAAACACTCCGCGGTCAGTCGTGAATCTATAACTTTTACCGTTAATGTTATAGTTAATTTCTTTAAACTCATGCGGTGTATCATCTGTCGTATAGTAATGTGACATGTACACACTCCCCTATTAAGAAAAATTTCTATAAAAAAAGACTTATAAACGTTACGTTTATAAGTCTAAAATATCATATTTTAATTATTTAAGCTCTACGCTAGCTCCAACTTCTTCAAGTTGAGATTTAAGCTCTTCAGCTTCTTCTTTAGGTAATGCTTCTTTGATAACTTTAGGAGCGTTGTCAACAAGCTCTTTTGCATCTTTAAGTCCAAGACCAGTAGCTTCACGTACTGCTTTGATAACTTTGATTTTTGAAGAACCTGCATCTGTAAGTTCAACGTCGAACTCAGATTTTTCTTCAGCGCCACCTTCAGCTGCGCCACCTGCTACTGCTACTGGAGCTGCTGCTGTTACACCAAACTCTTCTTCAATAGCTTCAACTAATTCGTTTAATTCTAATACTGACATTTCTTTAATTGCTTCAATGATTTGATCTTTATTAGCCATTATTAAATCCTCCATTTTTAAAATAAATTATATCGTTAATAAATTAAGCTTCTTCAGTTTCTTCTGAACCTTCTTCTTTTTGTTCTCCGACTGCTTTAACTGCATAAGCGAAGTTTCGAACTGGTGCTTGTAGTACAGAGAGTAGCATAGATACAAGGCCATCTTTTGATGGTAATGTAGCGATTGCTTTAACACTGTCTAAGTCAGTAATTTCACCTTCAATGATACCCGCTTTAATTTCAAGCGCTTCGTGCTCTTTTGAGAAGTTGTGAAGTACTTTTGCAGGAGCGATAACGTCTTCGTTTGAGAAAGCGATCGCGTTTGGTCCTGTTAAGTGTTCTTCAAATCCTTCGATTTCAGCTTCTTTTAATGCACGACGTACCATCGTGTTTTTGTAAACGTGAAATTCAACACCAGCTTCTCTAAGTTGTTTACGAAGTTCTGTTGCTTCTGCAACTGAAAGACCTTGGTAATCAACTAAGATTGTTGATACAGAGTTTTTAAATTGCTCTGCGATTTCAGAAACTTGTTGTTTCTTTTGCTCGATAATGTTTGTCATTGTTACACCTCCGTTGTAGAAATTAATGGTGCAATAAAAAAAACACCTTTTACCCAGGGCAAAAAGTGCTCATATATTTTCAAATAATATACAAGTCATTTTTTGTTTGCCTCGGTAGGATAAGTTTTAAGTCAAACAGTGACTCCTACTGTCTTAGGTAAAACATTTAATAATATAATTTTTACAAGAGTAAATATACCACGTACATTTACTCTTGTCAATTTATTTTTAAACGTCTGTTCTAACTTCTGATGGATCAAGTTTAATACCAGGACCCATTGTGCTTGATACCGCTACTGAACGGAAGTAAACACCTTTTGCAGTTGCTGGTTTAGCTTTAACTAATGCATCATGTAAAGCATTAAAGTTCTCAACTAATTTTTCAGTACCAAATGATACTTTACCAATTGTTGAGTGAACGATACCAGATTTTTCAGCACGGTATTCTACTTTACCTGCTTTGATTTCTTCAACTGCTTTTTGAACGTCCATCGTTACTGTTCCAGTTTTAGGGTTAGGCATTAAACCTTTAGGTCCTAATACACGACCAAGTTTACCAACTTCTCCCATCATGTCTGGTGTAGCAACGATTACGTCAAAGTCAAACCAACCACCGTTGATTTTTTCAGCAAGTTCAGATTCACCTACGTAATCTGCTCCAGCTGCTTCTGCTTCTTTCGCTTTTTCACCTTTAGCAAATACTAATACACGTTGTGATTTACCAGTTCCGTTTGGTAATACGATCGCACCACGGATTTGTTGGTCGTTTTTACGTGTATCAATACCTAGGCGGAGAGCTACTTCTACTGACGCATCAAAGTTTGTTGTGCTCGTCTCTTGAGCAAGCTTAATAGCATCTTCAATTGAGTAAACTGCTTCAGGGTCTACCTTCTTAGAAGCTTCAAGATACTTTTTACTTCTCTTAGCCATTTATATTCCTCCTTGTGGTTATAGCGGGTGAACCTCCCACATGTACCAATACTTTAAATTAGATATTTTACTTTTTAACTGTGAAGCCCATGCTGCGCGCTGTACCTTCAACCATGCGCATAGCTGCTTCAACGTCTGCTGCGTTTAAGTCTTCCATTTTAAGTTCAGCGATTTCACGTACTTGATCAGCAGTTACTTCAGCCACTTTGTTTTTGTTTGGCTCGCCTGAACCTTTGTCAACTTTAGCTGCTTTTTTAAGAAGAACAGCTGCTGGTGGAGTTTTTGTAATGAAAGTAAATGAACGGTCTTCATATACTGAAATCTCCACTGGAATTAAAAGACCTGCTTGGTCTTGAGTTTGTGCGTTAAACTCTTTTGTGAATCCCATAATGTTAATACCTGCTTGACCTAATGCTGGTCCAACTGGTGGTGCAGGAGTTGCTTTACCTGCTGGGATTTGTAATTTAACAACGTTGATAACTTTTTTAGCCACGATGTCAACCTCCTCATTCTCGTGATGTGGTCACAGGATGTTAGAAATTTCATCCTCCCACTCATATCTTTTATATAAAAAGATGGTCGCATTTTTGCAACCATCTTATAGTAACATACTTCAATTTTCTTTTCAATGAAAAATTAGTCTATTTTTTCGATTTGATCATACTCGACTTCAACAGGTGTCTCTCGTCCGAATAGTTCAACTAACACAGTTAGCTTAAAGTGTTCTTCATCGATTTGGTCAATTGAACCAACTTGGTTATTAAACGGACCATCGATAATTTTAACCACTTCACCAAGCTCAACGTCAAAATCAACGATGCGCTCTGACATACCCATTTGTTTTAAGATGAAGCGCGCTTCTTCTTTTAATAATGGGTTCGGTTTAATACCTGCACCTTGGGATCCTACAAATCCTGTCACACCTGGTGTGTTACGGACAACATACCAAGACTCGTCAGTCATAATCATTTCAACGAGTACATACCCTGGGAATGTCTTTTTCATTTGTGTTTTCTTTTTACCGTCTTTTACTGTCGTTTCTTCTTCTTCAGGAACGACAACTCTAAAGATACGGTCTTGCATGTTCATAGATTCTAAGCGTGCAAGTAGATTTTGGTGGACTTTGTTTTCATAACCTGAGTAAGTATGAACGGCATACCATTGTTTTTCTTCGGACATAATATCCTCCCTTTTTTTACAGTGCCTCAATTAAATACGTAATACCTAAGTCAATCGCATAGAAAAAGAATAAGAAGAAGATTACAGTGAAAACAACAATCATCGTGTAGTTCACTACTTCTTTGCCTGTTGGCCAACTTACTTTTTTCATTTCACTTACGACATTCGAAAGGAAATTTCTATCGTTATTCATGCGACGCCTCCTAAATGTTATATAGAACTTTTATGAATCGTATGTCGGTTACATTGTTTACAAAACTTTTTTACAGAAATTCTAGAACCGTCTTTTTCAGCAGTTTTCTTAATATAATAATTTCTACTGCCACATTCACTACATAGTAACGCAATTTTCATAGTGTTACCTCATTTCAATTCTTATATACTATACCGACTGCAGACTGATTTGTCAATAAACCCCACGCTTCTTGCGTTTTTTACGTAAGATACGGTACAGGGTGTTTTGCACAGACTTTCGATTCGTCTGTAACTTTTCACTTATCTCATCTATAGTATAATGTTCACCTAAATATTTTAACACAGCGCGCTCATAATCTGAAAAAGTCTTTTTATCTTGTAACATTTGCTGATAAAGATCATCGTGAAATATACGATTCATACGGTCATATGTTTCGATTTCGTCACAGACGTAGTGAAACGCACTGTCACTTGGAGTTTCAGTGTAATAGTGTTGATAGTTATCAATACTATTTTTCTTCAGTTCTAAGTACGCAGATTTTAGCGCGAAGTTTTGAAAGTCACCACGCGTTTTATCATAGCGAAAACATGCATGCAGTAAATATTCCATAGCTATTTGCTCTAAGTCTTCACGCTCATACTGATCAGTCGTATGTTTATACGTCATCTTGCGTACTTTTAAACGAATCGCTTCGTCAATTTTGTCGAAATAGTCGATTTCACCGTTTTGAATATATTGTGCGTAGTCATTTAGTTTTGGGTCATAGATTACGAATGAAAATGAGTGAATACGATACATGAATGCCTCCCGTTTTTGTATTTATAATACAGCGGGAGAGTTGATATCACAAACTTCTCTAGTGTTTTCTACGACGCAGTTTTTCAAGTTCTACTAGCACATCTTCACTAATATTTAATTTTGTCTTAGGCACTTTTTGATTTATTGCGCTAATTTCAGCGCTAATATTTTTTTCTGCATGTTCTAAGTCTTCCCACATTTCTCGCGACGGAATACGGTAAGCGCCGTAAGAAAATATTGCGTTTTGTTCTGGTAAATCACTCGTAACGACAGTAATTTCTGTTAAGTGTGGGTGATAATACTTATAAACAAATCTTTCTATATATTCGTCTGCCGTTTCTTTTTCTTTAGTGTAGACCACTTGGACACCGTGATAATCATAAACAGTCTCTTTTGATTTCACTTCGTATGCGTCAAATACACATATTACGTTATATTTAGATACAGCTTGATACTCACTTAACACTGATAATAGTTCTTGTCTTGCGTATTCAAGGCTTAATTTTTGTTCTTCAGCAAGTCGCTTATTTGCACCGATTAAGTTGTAACCGTCGATGAGCATAATTTTTTCTTTTTTTCTCATCGGTTTTTATCCTTTTAATGGATGTTGTTTTCTATATACTTCATACATGAGTATGCCTGCAGAGACCGAAGCGTTTAAACTTGAGATTTTTCCAACCATTGGGATTGTTACTTTAAAGTCGCATTTTTCTAGCGTCTTTTTACTAATCCCTTCACCTTCATTACCAATAATTAATACAGTATTAATATCTGCAGGG encodes:
- the rplJ gene encoding 50S ribosomal protein L10, translating into MTNIIEQKKQQVSEIAEQFKNSVSTILVDYQGLSVAEATELRKQLREAGVEFHVYKNTMVRRALKEAEIEGFEEHLTGPNAIAFSNEDVIAPAKVLHNFSKEHEALEIKAGIIEGEITDLDSVKAIATLPSKDGLVSMLLSVLQAPVRNFAYAVKAVGEQKEEGSEETEEA
- the rplK gene encoding 50S ribosomal protein L11, which codes for MAKKVINVVKLQIPAGKATPAPPVGPALGQAGINIMGFTKEFNAQTQDQAGLLIPVEISVYEDRSFTFITKTPPAAVLLKKAAKVDKGSGEPNKNKVAEVTADQVREIAELKMEDLNAADVEAAMRMVEGTARSMGFTVKK
- the secE gene encoding preprotein translocase subunit SecE; this translates as MNNDRNFLSNVVSEMKKVSWPTGKEVVNYTMIVVFTVIFFLFFFYAIDLGITYLIEAL
- a CDS encoding indolepyruvate ferredoxin oxidoreductase subunit alpha, which gives rise to MAYVILQPCAEEKSGECVDVCPVDCIEEGEDQFYIDPDICIDCGACVAVCPVDAIVEESEMLPEEEIYLKKAEEFYENR
- the rpmG gene encoding 50S ribosomal protein L33, with the protein product MKIALLCSECGSRNYYIKKTAEKDGSRISVKKFCKQCNRHTIHKSSI
- a CDS encoding sigma-70 family RNA polymerase sigma factor codes for the protein MYRIHSFSFVIYDPKLNDYAQYIQNGEIDYFDKIDEAIRLKVRKMTYKHTTDQYEREDLEQIAMEYLLHACFRYDKTRGDFQNFALKSAYLELKKNSIDNYQHYYTETPSDSAFHYVCDEIETYDRMNRIFHDDLYQQMLQDKKTFSDYERAVLKYLGEHYTIDEISEKLQTNRKSVQNTLYRILRKKRKKRGVY
- the rpoB gene encoding DNA-directed RNA polymerase subunit beta, which translates into the protein MSQVIQYGKHAKRRSYSRIEEKLELPNLIEIQTNSYEWFLKSGLIEMFKDISPVEDFTGNISLEFVDYKLGEPKYNVDEAKNHDATYSAPLRVKVRLIIKETGEVKEQEVFMGDFPLMTDTGTFIINGAERVIVSQLVRSPSVYYSDKLDKNGRTSYTATVIPNRGAWLEYEMDARDTVYVKIDRTRKMPITVLLRALGFATDQQIIDLLGDSEYLRNTLEKDTTETVDQALLEIYERLRPGEPPTVENARNLLYTRFFDPKRYDLAAVGRYKINKKLHLQNRLFNQVIAEPLVDTETGEVIVEEGTTIDRRTLDNIMEQLETSINLKTFEFENGILEEPVEVQSIKVKSNVDGDEEATTNVIGNAFPDKEVKSITPSDIIASISYYFNLLNGVGFTDDIDHLGNRRLRSVGELLQNQFRIGVARMERVIRERMSIQDKNTVTPQQLINIRPVIASIKEFFGSSQLSQFMDQTNPLAELTHKRRLSALGPGGLTRERAGMEVRDVHYSHYGRMCPIETPEGPNIGLINSLSSFARVNEFGFIETPYRRVDPETNAVTERIDYLTADEEEQFVVAQANAELNEDGTFKNEEVICRFRGNNTAMHRDKMDYMDVSPKQVVSAATACIPFLENDDANRALMGANMQRQAVPLLIPDSPYVGTGMEHVTAKDSGAAVVSRYKGVVEHVEAREVHVRRYVDKNGDGNYTETSEIDKYNLVKFERSNAGTCYTQRPIVSVGEEVEKGEILADGPSMDNGEMALGQNLVVGFMMWDGYNYEDAVIMSERMVKDDVYTSIHIEEYESESRDTKLGPEEITRDIPNVAESAMKKLDDRGIVHIGAEVKDGDILVGKVTPKGVTEQTPEDRLLHAIFGEKAREVRDTSLRVPHGAGGIVLDVKVFNREDGHELSPGVNQLVRVYIVQKRKISVGDKMAGRHGNKGVISTILPEEDMPFLPDGTPIDLMLNPLGVPSRMNIGQVLELHLGMAAREMGLKMATPVFDGANEEDVWSTMEEAGLARDGKTVLYDGRTGEPFENRVSVGVMYMLKLSHMVDDKLHARSTGPYSLVTQQPLGGKAQFGGQRFGEMEVWALEAYGAAYTLQEILTVKSDDTIGRVNTYESIVKGENLPNPSIPESFRVLMKELQSLGLEVSIMDDEDNEVNMNSVVEEDVQRETERAEDKDEVVTK
- the rplL gene encoding 50S ribosomal protein L7/L12, whose protein sequence is MANKDQIIEAIKEMSVLELNELVEAIEEEFGVTAAAPVAVAGGAAEGGAEEKSEFDVELTDAGSSKIKVIKAVREATGLGLKDAKELVDNAPKVIKEALPKEEAEELKSQLEEVGASVELK
- the rplA gene encoding 50S ribosomal protein L1, with amino-acid sequence MAKRSKKYLEASKKVDPEAVYSIEDAIKLAQETSTTNFDASVEVALRLGIDTRKNDQQIRGAIVLPNGTGKSQRVLVFAKGEKAKEAEAAGADYVGESELAEKINGGWFDFDVIVATPDMMGEVGKLGRVLGPKGLMPNPKTGTVTMDVQKAVEEIKAGKVEYRAEKSGIVHSTIGKVSFGTEKLVENFNALHDALVKAKPATAKGVYFRSVAVSSTMGPGIKLDPSEVRTDV
- the nusG gene encoding transcription termination/antitermination protein NusG, with translation MSEEKQWYAVHTYSGYENKVHQNLLARLESMNMQDRIFRVVVPEEEETTVKDGKKKTQMKKTFPGYVLVEMIMTDESWYVVRNTPGVTGFVGSQGAGIKPNPLLKEEARFILKQMGMSERIVDFDVELGEVVKIIDGPFNNQVGSIDQIDEEHFKLTVLVELFGRETPVEVEYDQIEKID
- a CDS encoding NYN domain-containing protein; this translates as MRKKEKIMLIDGYNLIGANKRLAEEQKLSLEYARQELLSVLSEYQAVSKYNVICVFDAYEVKSKETVYDYHGVQVVYTKEKETADEYIERFVYKYYHPHLTEITVVTSDLPEQNAIFSYGAYRIPSREMWEDLEHAEKNISAEISAINQKVPKTKLNISEDVLVELEKLRRRKH
- a CDS encoding class I SAM-dependent methyltransferase produces the protein MSHYYTTDDTPHEFKEINYNINGKSYRFTTDRGVFSKDRVDFGTDLLLNAVLQDYQGPGYFIDMGAGYGPISVTLADHYEGDGIAVEVNEDAVSVLDENMRKNAVNFDIVNRETYDEMELKTDLYVTNPPFRAGKDTVLSILDDSYNRLIENGVFYMVVQKKQGMPSYLKHLETLYGNVEKLKKCKGYYILKSIKTN